agggtggagggctgAGAAAGCTGCTCCACCTTCCCTGTCCCTCTCACCTCACCtgggggccagcagggcaggtcCCCAGGCCCCAGAACTCCCATCTTCCAtgtcacccctccacccccagaggCGGCCAGCCAGCTGCCCCTTTTCGGTTACACTGTCTACGTGGTGCTGCGAGCGAGTGACCTGACGCTGCCCAGACCCAGCCTCCTGGGGCTGAACCGCCAGCACCTCATCCTCATGGACCCCAGCTCCCAGGTGGGCTGGGCACCCTGGGCCATTCCCCTCCCACCGCCCACACGTACCCCCGTGAGAGGGTCGAGCCCTGTCTCTTCTGCCCCCAGACGCTGTGCTGCTCCATCGCCCTGAGGGACCTGCAGCAGCTCCACCTGCTGAGCCCCCTGGAGGAAGACAGGCCCCCTGCCCTGGAACTCAACTACGGCTCCGCTGACAGCCCCCAGACCGTCTGGTTCGAGCTGCCGCAGGTGAGTGGCGAGGGCCTCTGACCACCTGGGAGGCTGGCATGCCCGGAGCCTGGCCCAGCCGATGCCCACTGCCCAGGCGTCGTGTGGGCGGGGCAGAGGTGGGCTGGCTGGGAGCCTGTCCTCACAGGCCTGTGCCCGCAGGCCCGGGAGCTGCAGCACACCATCGCCTTCCTGCTCCACAGCAGCGACACTTCCGTTTAGTGGCCGCCTCACCCGAGAGGAGAggtggagggcaggagaggaggaagggcccTCCCTGGGCCCAGTCCCACCCGATGGTCTCCCTTGGGTGCTGTCAGGTCACTTTGGTTTGGACTTTGTGGCTTGGCTGTTCTGGAACCTGCCCAGCACAGCCCGGCTGGCCCACATGGAGGTCCCAAGGCAGGGGCTGCTACAGTGACATCAACTGGGAAGGACTCCTTCGGGGGCCGTGGGAACTCAGCGTGGGAGCTGATGTTGCCCGTCTGGGGGAGGTGCCCGCCTGGCCCCGGCTCAGGATCAGCAGGAGCCCAGACctgggggcagcagctgccgaGGAAATAAAGTTCCGAGAGAAAACCTGTGCGCGCGCATGTGTCAGAACAGACTTTATTCCTCCGGGAGGCGCCTcggcccggcccagcccggccTCGCCTTCCCGAGCAGGAGCCGAGAAGCAGGGCCGGCCGCTGCCTCTTCCCACAGCTCTGCCCCTGGAGCGCGGGCCTCCCCCAGCTTACAACTCGGGTACAAGAGGTGGAGGGACCGTTTCTTCTTCCTGTGCCCCTGGCAGCAGCCACCCCACCCAGGTCCTTCTAAGGTGGGGCTCCATGAGGCCAGGAGAGAGAGGGCCTCAGGCCTGGCAAGTACATAGGAAGCTGGGCTGACTCTGGCCTCTGACCTTGATTTGGGAGGTGTCCGGGGCCATCTCCACAGCAAGGTGTGGCTGGAAGGGGGAAGGACCCTGAGGAAAGAGATGCCCTGCGGCCGCAGGCCTGTCCGCCTTCCCATTCCTGAGTCAGGCCCCGCTGGCCCACGGTAGAGTCGGGGGCGGACACTGGCCCCGCTGGGCAGCAGTCGGTCACCTCTGCAGGTCACACAGGCCGTGCCAGTCAGCTTCGCTCTCGCACCGGGCCCGGCCCCGGAAGAACTGCCTGATGAGGTGCTGGGCCTCTTCCTTCACTAgagagttggggtgggggagtgtgagGGCCGGTCgcctccctgcagggcccccAGTGCCGCCTGGCGGGGTGACCCAGGCACTCACCGCTCCTCCTGGGAGAGGGCTCCTGAGCCAGCGCGTGGGAGAGGTGGCGGGCGAAGGCTTTGAACAGGTCCTGCGGGTGGAGGGTGCGGATCGGAGGGCTCAGACCCCGGCTCTGGCCCCAGCAACCACAGCCACGACCACAGGGCATGGCAGGCCGAGGGAGAGGGCAGCGGCCGGGCTCGCCTGCTTCCCGGTGGCTCCCACGCCCTGCCCTCCCCGCACCGTGCCCAAGGCCCCGGGGAGGGCAGACTAGCCTACCTTGGAGGCAAACTTGCCCTCTTTGTAGAAAGGGGTCAGGCACTTGACCACAATGTTCGCAGCCACCTTCAGGGaggtgcctggggctgggagctggcaggagccctgggccGTGGGGCTTATGGTGCTCTGACCACTGGCCAGGATGTTGTCATTGGCCTCGGCTAAAACGGAGGCACCGGCTGAGGGGTGAGGCCTCTTCCGCGCCTGGCTCTCCGGGTTCTCCTGAGCAGAGCCACAGTGGAGGGTCACCCTTGGGCTCCCTgtcactggccccgccccttctTCTGGAAGACTGGCCACAGTACGTGCTGGCTCCCTCCCGCCGGGGCCTGGCAGTAcctgctggggcctgggccgCTTGCCCCTCAGTGTCCCCTCTGGGGGGGTGAGCTGGCCTTCAGGGGGCCCCGGGTCTCGCAGTGGGCAGGCACTGGCGAGGAGAGAGCAGGCGTCAGGGCTCCAGGTACCAGCTGTGCCCTCGGCCGGGCAGCCCCGCAGAGCCCACGGCAGGAAGTGGGTCACAGAGGCCCGAGAGCGAAAGGGATTCCAGAGGGTTGCGGGACTGCCCTGCCCTTACCTTGGCCCCTCCTCGGTGCACTCTGTCTGGGGGCGGGCGGCCGAACGCCCCCGGGCTCCAGCCTCCTCCCCGGTGCATGTGTCTGGGGCCGCAGCCAGGGGTCCCCGCACCCCAGCACAGGAAGGGCTGGCACCTTCCGGCCCTGGGGCTGAAGCCAGGGCAGGCGGGCTCTCGGCCCTTTGGCAGAAGAAGCGGACGATGTTCTGAGAGTCCTTGAGAGCCGCAGCggccaggagctgctgctgcttgtTGGCCCGGGCCTTGGCCGCGGGACTGCCCCCCGAGGGGCCCCCACAATGAGCACTGCTTCCGGGGGCCTCTCTGAGCCCGGGGACAGGCTCACTGCTTTCCTCATCCTGGAGGCcacggggctggctggggggctcctgctcaggccgcggggcctgccccccagccctcatCTCCTCCATCAGCTGTGAGGCCGTCTGGAATGGGATGGAGCCTTTGGGGAAACCGGCTCCCACCCGCTTGGGTTTGAGctgtgaggaggagagagggtgctGACCAGCAGGCCCCTCGAGGGCACTCCAAGGCTGGTCCAGGTATGGCCGTGTTCGTGGAGATCTGAAGGGATGGGGAGGGAAACACCAGCACCAAACCCCGGGGTCAGGCTGTGGGGCTGGAGCCACAGGCGGCGGAGCAGACAAGCTCGAGGACCTGCCTGGGGCCCCCCAGCGCCAGGACTGCgatggcaggggaggcagggctgtgCTGTAGCTGAGGAGAGGGAAGTGGGCCGTTCCCAGGCCCGCTCACCGAGTACACCTGGGAGGCCGGCAGGATGTCGTGCTCGGTGGGCTCGGCCTGGGCACTGCAGCTCTTGGCTCCGCCTGCCGGGTGGTAGAGCTGCCCATCCTTGGAGGTTCTATGGATCTCGGCCACCTGGAGCAGGATGGTGGCTGGGCAGGCATGCTAGGCACCCAcaggctcccagcagcccccacccaggctcccACGGCGGGCTTCTGTGGCCCGCGACCGTAGGCAACTGGACACCAGACAAGGTCCAGTCCTCAGGGGCTTGGCTGGACGTGGCTCCAGCTGGAAAAGGGGGGTAGTGGGGCCCCCCCAAATGAGTGGCTGCTTGGTAAGGAGTGGATTCGgggctgcctgggccagaggtggcAGCCAGCCTGGGAGTGTGGAGGGGCCGCCTCTCCCACCCTGACCCTGAGCAAGCTCCGCCCATCCGCGCCCCGCCCACCTTCTTCAGCACGCTGGCCTTGTACAGGTTGGCAGCCTTGGCATTTCGGAACATCTCATGTTCTAGCTCCACAGCCTTGGCCTGCAGGTCAGgtctgagggagggagtggaggtgTCAGGAGGCCTGAGCCCTCTGCCTGCTGAGCTCCGGGTGGGTTCTCTTGGGGGACCCTGGACATGGCTCTGGGCCTGGTGGGAATGGCCTTGAGGCAGGGATGCCAACCTGGACaccctgggcaacctgcagcccCTCGGGGTGACCGAGCCTTCCCGGTGGTGGGGCTGTAGGGAGCTGCGACCCCTGGGAGTAGGATGGGCCACAATCAGGGGAGGGAGCTCCCAAACAGGCTGGGGACCCAGAGTTCCAGCCGTTTCCAAAGGAACAGGACGTGGAGAACCCTCCCCGCCCCGGTGACCTGGGACACTCACCCATGAGTGGCACCTGCAGCCTGGCAGTTACTGCTCAGAGCCtcctccagcagccccaggcaGTGCTCACGGGCCTGCAGAGGGAGCGGGGAGAAGTCGGTCACACAAGCCtgaggctggggggcaggtgtgAGGAGCCGCTACCTCTTACCTTCACAGTGAGCCTGGGGATCTTCCTGCTAGAAGCCTCTTTCAGGGGACAGTCCtcatctggggggagggggaggctctcCACTCTGCCTTCTACTCTCTGGAGTCCCCAACCCCCCAAGGAGGCATCCTCCATCCACACCCTGGAAACAGCCCATAGCCCCCCATACTGACCTGGGGGTACAAATTCTTCTGTCTTGGGGTCTTTGCCCTGGAAGATGACAGGAAAGGCTGTGAGGCATCCCGCCCGCTGCAGGATAGCACCCAGGTCAGCCCCGGCGAAGGGggtgctgaggggaccccccagaGGCTCCACCCCCTTCACCTTGCGCAGCCTCATCTGCTTCTGGTAGAAGAGGTTCCATTCCCGCTTGTGGGCCTCATCTCTGCCCTCGTCCCCGCTGCCTCCAGAGCCTTCGTCATACCTAGGGGACAGGCTGGGCACgagcagccctggcctggcctgtgccctccctcccccctcggGAGGGGCAGCGACGCCCgaggccctggcagccccagcaggGCCCCTGGTGCAGGATGGTCTGGCCATGGCACCAGGGAGGGAATGCCAGCCGTTTCCAGTGGGTGGGGGCCCCGGCTGGCTTCATGGCCCCTCACCTGCTGAAGCCGCCGTAGCCCCTGCGGCCGCCCTCATACAGCTCAGGGTCGAAGCCGTTGCCCTGGGAGGGCCCCATGCAGGTCTTGCTCCAGCTGCTGCTGCGCTCCAAGGTGTCCAGCTGCTTCCGCACGGCCGCGGGGTTCTGGCAGTGGTCGCAGCCTCTGGTGCAGGCGGGGGGTGCATCCCCAAAGTACTTGGCAATGGCAGCGTGGCGGCACCTGGAGCGGGCAACGTGGCCGAGACAGGGGTGAGGGCCCAGGCAGTCCCTAAGCTCGGGCTGAGCATTGCTACGTGTCCGGCACTGTGTTGAGCATCGCAGACTCATCTCATAGGAGCCTCACAGCTTCATCAAGTCCCTTACAACTGGCCAGTCCAGCtgcaagagtgtgtgtgtgtgtgtgtgtgtgtgtgtgtgtgtgtgtgtaggcagaGCTGTCCAGGTGCCACGTCCCAGGGACAGGAGCAGCTGGTGCGAGAAGCCCTTTAACAGCTGAGACCCTGAGGAGCAGGCTTCAGGAACAAGCGCTGACTGTTACCCGCCCCTGGGAAGCCGGTCTGGCTGCCTTCAGCTGAGCGGAGGACACACGCTGAACAGCCGGAGACGGCAAGGAGGCCAAgacggccaccagggggcgctgtcgGCGCCACTCCGAAAACCCATGTGCAATGCGTGTACCTCGGCACAGTGGCTGCCTGTCCGCCGGCCTGGGGAGGCTCTGGCATCCAAGTGGTGTGGCCACAAGGTTGGCTTCTttagccctcccctcccccaagccctgaCTCACTGGGGTTTTGTGCTCACACTCAAAGGGCTCCATTGACGGCTCGAAGATGCAGGCTGGGGTGGGCTCCTGTCCTGTTCCAGGCACAGTCTGGTCGACTGGGTGGCACAACCAGCCAAATGTCAaagggcccagcctgggctctggagccTGCCCTGACAGCCGGGCCCAGAGTGCAGCGACGGCCAGCACACGCTCTTTGGCAAGGAGACCGGCAGGGTCCCCTTTCCTCCAGGCCAGAGGCACATGAGGCAcacccccagccagcaggccaagCACGGGCTACTCCCAGGTCATGGGGACTCCTGAGCTCTTCCCCAGaattcctggggggggggggctggcttcTTGGGTGGTCTGGCACCTCCCCCCACTATTTACTCCTTCCCTAGAGAGGCCAGAGTGAGGGACCAGCCAGGGAGTTGCCTAAGGTTGCaggttggggtggtgggggatgaGAGCCAAAGGCCCAGGCCCTCCTGAGGGTAGGGCAGGAGCCGGGAGCTGGGCGTGCtgcgggcctccctccctccctactccACACCTCAGCGGGAACCTCCCTGGGGTCATCTCCGCTGGGGAACAGAGAACCCTCCTCTTTCATCAgctcccggcccaggcccagcccacgTGGCTTAGCACACACCcaccaggagggagaggaagaggaggaacaaGCAAGAGACAGAGCCCAGAGCCGGGCCCATTCCTGGGACCTCCGGGGCAGAGCCAGTTCTCAGCAGGACTCCCCGCCTGTGGCCCGGCTCCCCCCTCAGTGGCCGCCCCGTGTAATTTGACACTTGGATCTCCTGGACgaccaacaacaaaaaagctgaAGCCCAGATAGCAGCTGGCTGTCAGCACCGGCAGAGCGGCTCGCTGGCTCGCAGGAGAAGAGGCATCCAGGGAGCAGCCCTGGGTCACCCAAGAGGCGGTGACAAGCGAGGCGAGGTGGCGGGAGGCCGAGGACAGGCCCCCGGAGAAGAGGCCGGGGCTGCCTGGCTCCCCAGCACCTGCGGCGGCACCCGCAGCGCCAGCACCTGATCCCAGGTGAGTGGCCTCAGCTGAGGGGGTGGGGATGAAGGGAATGGAGCAGCAAGGTCCCCGCCCTTGGACGGAGGGCCACAAAACCATGGGGGACGCACTTGGTCACAGTCTGCGACGGCCTCCAGTTCCAACCTGGGCTCTCCCTGCTTGCAGTCTCCCAGCACAGGGGACGCGCGAGGCTGCAGCCTCCTGGAGGGTGGCTTCCTGCCTGCTTGCTGAGCAGGCCGAGAGGCCAGGGTGCCTGCTTGCTCTGCAAATTGGTTTAAGCTTTTTCCATTCAGGGGCTTACGCGAGGGGTTTGGCTGCCGGGCTTGGGAGAGGAATGTCGCCTGCCCACTGAGCCTCCCTTTCCCAGGACCAAGGCAGCGCCTCcctggcctgctctccccagcccaggaggcTCAGGGCAAGGTCCACCCCGCCATGTGGCAGGACCCACGCAGCTCTGCCTATCTGTGTGCCAGACCGGAGCCGCCGCTGCcacctctgggggggggggggggggcttggcctGCTGACCACCAGGTGTCCTCAGCCCGGGGCTCCGCTCATGTGCTCCTCCCGGGGCCCATTGAGAGCCCCACGGGCCCCTGAATCTACCTAAATGCTGCCCCAGGCGTGAGGGGGCCAGTCTCCCAACCCGGGCCAGGTGGGGAGAAGGTGAGGACGGTGGGACTGAGGTtgtgggggggaagaggggatcCCTAGTGTCTGCCCCTCTGCTGCACCAGGGAACACTGTGCCCAAGCCCGTCCTCCAGGCAGCATGGAGTGTGGCCCTGCCCAGGAGGCTGACTCCTGCTTCCCTGGCCTCAGCCAGGGTTAAAGTCTCCCCCTGGCCCTCCAGATGCTTCCCCAAAGCAAACAAGGCAGTGTCTACTTAGAAACGTGGCCTACGGCtacggggggggaggggcagggccccgtgggggttgggggggcgccAAGGATGGGCCCAAGTGTGGGctttggcctggctggtggctgGGGAGACTACAGGTCCTACAGCGAAGGGCAGAAGAGACAAGACGCTGGGCTGAGTTAGAGGCAGCGGgtaaggtgggggagggagggaccagtGTCTACTTCCCACTGCCAGACGGAGCCGAGACAAAAAGGGGTGTCATGGGGCGGCTCCCCACGGCACACAGGGGCAcctctgccctgctggccacacAGACCTCCCACACGTTCAGGTTATTATTCATTCTAGCTCTTTCTCCAATAAGACAATGCCCTGGGGCAAGGTGGCTACAACCCCTGACAGAGTGACAGGCGCtgagccagaagccctgggggcCCTGCGCCATCAAGGACTGTACTTATCAGTCACAAACACGCCCGCCCGCTTCCCCTGGGAGCTGGAGTGTCAGCTCTGCGAGGAGGAAACAGGGAAGCTTGTGTCCCGAGTGGCAGGTGTCTGGATGCCTGGCCACTCTGTGGCAAGGTTGTCTGTTCCAAATGACACACGAAGGAATGTTTCCCGGTCCGTCCAGCTCGGCCAGCCTTGCTCTCTGCCCTGCTCACTTTCCCCTCCGCCGGCGGCCGCTCCCCCGGGGAGCACCCTGGGAAGGTCCAAGAAGGCCAAGCCTTGCTCTGGCTGCTTCTAActgccgctcccctcccccctcccgccctccccccagcatgggttgggagggactctggtccTCTGGTTCACAGGCAGAAGGTACAGTTTTAGAGTTTGCTGGACCTGAGACGGAGAGATGAGGAAAACGGAGAATCCTCAGTAGCCCCACTAGActtgcctgcccccctccctccgaCCTGGGAAGGTCCCGGGAGAAGCGGCAGCCAGCCcagagcaccccctccccccgggccaCAGCTGGAAATTCAGTAGGGCTCCCTACAGAGCAACAGCGGGGGCACCAGCCCGCGGTCACCTGACGGCTGCTGGCTATATTGGGCACCAGGCACAGGCGCCCCCTTGGCCTGGGCTTTAAATAGCCCACTGGGAGGACCGCCTGGGACCTCCTGGAATGTGCCGCCTCCCTCTCAGGAAAGAGGCCCCTCCAGCGCCCCGGTGGTCCCCACTGAGGCTCCTGCTCAAGCCCAGGCTGCAGATGGCAAAGCCGCAACCGAAAAGTCAGGGGCTCCTATCGGTCTTATCGGTCTTGAGGCCAGAAGAGCCGCatccagcagccccactcctgttCCGGGCGCAGATGGGacccagggagcagccctgaCTGGGCGAGGCTGGCCAGCTCTGGGCTCCAGAGGCCCTGCGTGCAAAGCCAGGATGCCACCCAGGTccacccctgctgctgctgcggacCCAGTCCTCCCAGAGGGGGCGAGGTCTGCCGGGCGGGAGTCTGCGCTCTCTGACGTCAGACATCCCTGGAGGACGGCTGAGCTGAGGCTTCTGATCAACAAACCCCTTTCCCAACCTGGCAACCTTCCTCCTCCCCGCCCGGAGGCCACGCCCCTCTGACTGGCTGGGTCTCCATGCCACACCCTCTGAGCCCTCCTGGGGCTTTGGGGGTGGGAGTACCAGCGAAGAGCTCCCCCTGCCCTCCGTCCACCTCTTTTAAGGAGCAAGTCTGATGGATACATTAGGCTGTGCAGGCACGGGGCCAATCAGGCTGAGAAAGCCGACCGAGTGTGGacgaagagggagggagaacagCTCCTCAACCCTGTGCCCTCCCCCCTGGAATGAGACCGAGGGTGGGAACCTGGAGGGGGGATGCCCACAGGCCTGGGAGCTAGGGAGGGGCCTGCTCTACCGTCAATGGGGGAAAGCTGTTCAGTGTTCAGTGTGGCCACAGGAGAGGTACTGTGCTCTGGGAGGAATACTGAGGACCTGAGACGCAAAGACATGCAAGATCTGTCCCTTAGGTGGTTCTCAGAGCAggtgtggcctgggcctctgaGAGCCGGGCCTGGTGAAAGCAGGGTCCCGGGCCCACGAGGGTGGGCTAGGGCTGCTCCTGCAGAGCCCACCAGCTCCCAAAGGGCCCAGGGCACTGAGCCGAGCCCCCCCCGCTGGGCAGTGCCCTCAGTGAGCTGCCCGTGGGCGGACTTATCTTGCTGGTCAGAGAGGAAGCTGCCCAGGACAGGCCTCCACTGAGACAGGGTGGGGCAGCACAGGGGGGTTGGTCAGACCTGTCCGGCCGGGTGACCTCGGGGAAGTCACTTCCTCTCtcaggtctcagtttccccatttgtaaaagaAAGGAGGCAGGAGTGATGGCCTGTGGCATTCTGGGAGTCCGAGTCTTCGCACCTTTGAGAACTGGATCCCAATCGCCTTTGCGGAAGCGTGCTGCCCCCAGAGGGGGCTGAGAGAAGGAAGGTCTGCTTTTGACAGGATTGCAGCTAATTTCCCACGGAGCCATCgctgcctgccaccccagcatCACTTAAAACGGCTCCGtctccagcctgcctcccctcctccccctcacaCGCCACAAACTTTCCAGAATGAAGGACGCAGGTGAAACtccccaggtgctggaggaaggTTACTACCCCCAAAGGCCACCTCAACTCTCCTgcgctggccagaccccacccgggGGGGGGTCCCGTGTGCTGGGCTCCTCCCTGTGCCAGGGGGCCAGTCCTCCCACAGCCGCGAAACACTGCCACCTCATCCTCGGAACGAGAGACTCAGAGGAGACATCAGTGGCCgaagcagggaggggggcagcttCAAATGCAAGACAGGACAGAGCTACGGCGGGCAGCTGGCGAAACTGCCAGAGAGATGACTTGGAGGAGGAGACGCAGGTCTGAGGGACGCGGCAGCGAGGGCACAGGTGTCCTAAGTGACCACAGCACGAGGCCCCGCCTTCTACAGCCCAAGCTGCCCGAGAAGGACCGGGCGGGCTGTGGTCGCTGTGGGTTCCTCCTCACCCCAAGGTGCTCAAGCAAGGGCTGCACAGCACAGGGAGGCGGGAACaggcccagggcagagggcagctcGACGGAGGCTGTGGGGTGGCACCATGGAGTGACGGGCTTTGCCGATGGCAGCCACCCCCGGAGAACCCCTGGCTGACACCGGGGCGCGGCGGCAGTCACTAGAGCCCAAGGTCTGGCACCAGTCCCCGGCCACCTGTTAGCCGCCCTGGCATTAGAGCTGCCTCGGAGAGcaggttcaggctgggctggcaCACTGTCGCCGGGCCTGTCCTAAGAGGGGCTCCCTGTGGCCGCAGGTGAGGCGGAGGGCAGGGACCTCTGCTCCACATCACACCCAACTTGCAGGCACGGCTGGCCCTTCACTTTGGCCCCCCCCATTCTCCCTGCCGGTACCCCAGTCCTGAGTGACCCAGGGCCACTGCAAAACCTAGGACCAGTGTCTGAGACCAAGCCATGTGAGAGTGAAGTCACCCCAACATAGAAACCATGGCCAACCTTGGCAGCTGGCAGACCCCTCCCATGCCCAGCTCTACTGAGCAGCTCCCAGCAGGGCCTCAGGCTCAGTCatcaccagcttccctcccccCGGGCAGTGCCagctgcagggggctgggggccacCACTGAGCAGGGGGCCAtgggctccctccctcctgagCCACCAGGGGTGGAGCGAGAGGGTGAGACCTGACAAACTCGTTCTGCGGGCACAGGGAGCGGGAGGGTGGATTCTCGGAGCTGCCCGCCTGCGGGGACTCAGGTGCTCTCTCTGCAGCAGAGCCGCCAGGAACCCGGGAGCTGACCAGCATGGGGGCCACCGACTTCGTGCAGGAGATGCGCTGGGTGGGTGAGAGGCTGCTGCTCAAGCTACAGAGGCTGCCGCAGGCCGAGCCCGTGGAGATAGTGGCCTTCTCGGTCATCCTCCTCTTCACAGGTCAGTCGGGCTCTCGGGTTCTCCTCTGCTCTTCCCGGCACCGGGAGGCCAGACCATGGTGCGGCTGGAGGGCTGGCAGAGTAGGGGAGACCACGGTGCTGGCCGGAGGGCTGGCAGAGTAGGGGAGACCACAGTGCTGGCCGGAGGGCTGGCGGAGTGGCTTGGTGTCTCCCAGGCAGAGGAGGGGAAGCAGATGTCTCTTGGGGGACATGCCTCAAGGGATGGGCTGGGTGGTGCTGGCACCAGAGGCACCCAGCATCCTGCCCCAGGGATGGAGGGACCAGAGCTCCGGGAGGCGGAGGAGGCACCACAGGGAGGAGGTCCTCGGGTATTTCTGCCCAGcgtgcctggctgaggccctc
The genomic region above belongs to Myotis daubentonii chromosome 16, mMyoDau2.1, whole genome shotgun sequence and contains:
- the RECQL5 gene encoding ATP-dependent DNA helicase Q5 isoform X2; amino-acid sequence: MSTHRSSPFDPELRVRSTLKKVFGFDSFKTPLQESATMAVVKGDKDVFVCMPTGAGKSLCYQLPALLAKGITIVISPLIALIQDQVDHLLALKVRVRSLNSKLSAQEKKELLSDLEQEQPQTKLLYITPEMAASASFQPTLNSLVSRHLLSYLVVDEAHCVSQWGHDFRPDYLRLGALRSRLAHAPCVALTATATPQVREDVFAALHLKQPVAAFKTPCFRANLFYDVQFKELLSDPYANLRDFCLKALGQKAGKGVLSGCGIVYCRTREACEQLAIELSYRGLSAKAYHAGLKASERTLVQNEWMEEKVPVIVATISFGMGVDKANVRFVAHWNIAKSMAGYYQESGRAGRDGKPSRCRLYYSRSDRDQVSFLIRKEVAKLQEKRGNKASDKAALQAFEALVTFCEELGCRHAAIAKYFGDAPPACTRGCDHCQNPAAVRKQLDTLERSSSWSKTCMGPSQGNGFDPELYEGGRRGYGGFSRYDEGSGGSGDEGRDEAHKREWNLFYQKQMRLRKGKDPKTEEFVPPDEDCPLKEASSRKIPRLTVKAREHCLGLLEEALSSNCQAAGATHGPDLQAKAVELEHEMFRNAKAANLYKASVLKKVAEIHRTSKDGQLYHPAGGAKSCSAQAEPTEHDILPASQVYSLKPKRVGAGFPKGSIPFQTASQLMEEMRAGGQAPRPEQEPPSQPRGLQDEESSEPVPGLREAPGSSAHCGGPSGGSPAAKARANKQQQLLAAAALKDSQNIVRFFCQRAESPPALASAPGPEGASPSCAGVRGPLAAAPDTCTGEEAGARGRSAARPQTECTEEGPSACPLRDPGPPEGQLTPPEGTLRGKRPRPQQENPESQARKRPHPSAGASVLAEANDNILASGQSTISPTAQGSCQLPAPGTSLKVAANIVVKCLTPFYKEGKFASKDLFKAFARHLSHALAQEPSPRRSVKEEAQHLIRQFFRGRARCESEADWHGLCDLQR
- the RECQL5 gene encoding ATP-dependent DNA helicase Q5 isoform X1 — protein: MSTHRSSPFDPELRVRSTLKKVFGFDSFKTPLQESATMAVVKGDKDVFVCMPTGAGKSLCYQLPALLAKGITIVISPLIALIQDQVDHLLALKVRVRSLNSKLSAQEKKELLSDLEQEQPQTKLLYITPEMAASASFQPTLNSLVSRHLLSYLVVDEAHCVSQWGHDFRPDYLRLGALRSRLAHAPCVALTATATPQVREDVFAALHLKQPVAAFKTPCFRANLFYDVQFKELLSDPYANLRDFCLKALGQKAGKGVLSGCGIVYCRTREACEQLAIELSYRGLSAKAYHAGLKASERTLVQNEWMEEKVPVIVATISFGMGVDKANVRFVAHWNIAKSMAGYYQESGRAGRDGKPSRCRLYYSRSDRDQVSFLIRKEVAKLQEKRGNKASDKAALQAFEALVTFCEELGCRHAAIAKYFGDAPPACTRGCDHCQNPAAVRKQLDTLERSSSWSKTCMGPSQGNGFDPELYEGGRRGYGGFSRYDEGSGGSGDEGRDEAHKREWNLFYQKQMRLRKGKDPKTEEFVPPGQYGGLWAVSRVWMEDASLGGWGLQRVEGRVESLPLPPDEDCPLKEASSRKIPRLTVKAREHCLGLLEEALSSNCQAAGATHGPDLQAKAVELEHEMFRNAKAANLYKASVLKKVAEIHRTSKDGQLYHPAGGAKSCSAQAEPTEHDILPASQVYSLKPKRVGAGFPKGSIPFQTASQLMEEMRAGGQAPRPEQEPPSQPRGLQDEESSEPVPGLREAPGSSAHCGGPSGGSPAAKARANKQQQLLAAAALKDSQNIVRFFCQRAESPPALASAPGPEGASPSCAGVRGPLAAAPDTCTGEEAGARGRSAARPQTECTEEGPSACPLRDPGPPEGQLTPPEGTLRGKRPRPQQENPESQARKRPHPSAGASVLAEANDNILASGQSTISPTAQGSCQLPAPGTSLKVAANIVVKCLTPFYKEGKFASKDLFKAFARHLSHALAQEPSPRRSVKEEAQHLIRQFFRGRARCESEADWHGLCDLQR
- the SMIM5 gene encoding small integral membrane protein 5, encoding MGATDFVQEMRWVGERLLLKLQRLPQAEPVEIVAFSVILLFTGTVLLLLLVACSCCCTQCCCPEPRARKAQVRPVSPP